In the Pirellulales bacterium genome, one interval contains:
- a CDS encoding transglutaminase family protein: protein MLIRAGFEVAFDFLEPTAVLMMMYVHPSRASSLRGAEQLVVQPPVAVSEYADVYGNRCGRAVVRAGRVTFRNDALIEDSGLPDAQALDAFQHQVQDLPSEVLLFLLASRYCEVDGELREIAWSLFGHLPAGWPLVQAVCDFVHRHIRFDYMQARANRTALEVYHERAGVCRDYMHLAITFCRCLNVPARYCTGYLGDIGVPQSAAPMDFSAWFEVYLGGNWHALDARNNTPRIGRILMARGRDAADVALTTTFGVNLLKSFQVWTYEG, encoded by the coding sequence ATGTTGATTCGCGCCGGGTTCGAAGTAGCGTTTGATTTTCTCGAACCGACCGCCGTGCTGATGATGATGTACGTGCACCCTTCGCGGGCCTCGTCGTTGCGCGGAGCCGAGCAATTGGTTGTACAGCCGCCGGTTGCCGTTTCTGAATACGCCGACGTTTATGGCAATCGTTGCGGGCGGGCCGTTGTCCGTGCTGGCCGTGTGACGTTCCGCAACGATGCACTGATCGAAGATAGTGGGCTGCCCGATGCCCAAGCGTTGGATGCGTTCCAACACCAGGTGCAGGACCTGCCCAGTGAGGTGCTGCTGTTCCTGCTCGCGAGTCGGTATTGCGAGGTTGACGGTGAGCTGCGCGAGATCGCCTGGTCGCTATTTGGTCACTTACCGGCGGGCTGGCCGCTGGTGCAAGCAGTGTGCGACTTCGTGCATCGCCACATTCGTTTTGACTATATGCAAGCCCGAGCGAATCGAACGGCGCTGGAGGTGTATCACGAGCGCGCAGGCGTTTGCCGAGATTACATGCACCTGGCAATTACCTTCTGCCGGTGCCTAAATGTTCCAGCCCGGTACTGTACAGGTTATCTCGGCGATATCGGCGTTCCGCAGTCAGCTGCTCCGATGGATTTTAGCGCGTGGTTCGAAGTCTATCTGGGAGGCAATTGGCACGCCCTCGATGCGCGCAATAATACGCCGCGCATCGGACGGATTCTCATGGCGCGTGGACGTGATGCCGCGGACGTTGCGCTGACCACTACGTTCGGTGTGAACCTGCTCAAATCGTTCCAAGTGTGGACGTACGAAGGCTGA
- a CDS encoding M56 family metallopeptidase: protein MNDLLALAAHNTCVALVLGLMVCGLTRVWRRPPVAHVLWLLVLLKLIAPPVIPIDWPAPWRVEQTQAPERIVVNSPKGVVNAQDLVPHFLEREQTGTVIFTAKTSPAHDLADAGEWLSWSRAAPIVLWIWLGGAAGCALVAGVRIVRFERLLRDTLPASERLSRLTDDMARRLAVRPVPQVRYVDGVAVPLLWCAGRRPTIALPTRLVGQFDEKSTALILAHELAHLRRRDHWVRAVELLVATIYWWNPLVWVIRRQMHQAEDLCCDAWVRWAFPDDTKRYAEIVLQTAESLRPSQVVARLLPASPFLRSLSLKARIEMILESRFAPSVSRRTMFAVALVAFVFLPLCVQFTKTAAQAAPSDEAPAAPCETSFLAKRFQHRVPFEIGRTQTKDGGRIEIQEVWGTRPQIEIGGQYLVRGKYTLPPGERGKLYFHASASGPWGKTASLDLQSTKVDAQDGEFALVHGMAGPGFFHLILTDSDRYSRWFADVYFGSGDNVYRTKPTNDAAESTNVETLHLPHKVAFEQGVTRFAEGDDITILDVHGTAETFKPGNMYRITGTYSLASHDRASISAYTTAMDSANGRSHSLKLQSKVVDRGDGTFTLYLPMLYRGWPHVSFYPAEGGNGFGGNYVGTGDSVLKRWWDEKVTD from the coding sequence ATGAACGATCTCTTGGCCCTCGCCGCGCACAATACCTGTGTCGCACTCGTCCTGGGGCTAATGGTTTGCGGGCTGACCCGTGTGTGGCGCCGGCCGCCCGTTGCGCACGTACTGTGGCTGCTGGTTTTACTCAAACTCATTGCTCCGCCGGTGATACCCATCGACTGGCCGGCCCCCTGGCGGGTCGAACAGACTCAGGCCCCCGAGCGAATCGTCGTCAACAGTCCAAAGGGCGTCGTAAACGCGCAAGACCTCGTCCCACATTTCCTGGAGCGGGAGCAAACTGGCACGGTTATCTTCACGGCCAAGACGAGTCCCGCGCACGATCTGGCGGATGCCGGCGAGTGGCTATCGTGGAGTCGAGCCGCGCCTATTGTGCTGTGGATCTGGCTGGGCGGTGCCGCGGGGTGTGCACTGGTTGCCGGCGTACGAATAGTGCGCTTTGAGCGATTGTTACGCGACACGCTGCCAGCCTCGGAACGGTTGTCGCGGCTGACGGACGATATGGCCCGCAGGCTCGCGGTGCGGCCCGTGCCGCAGGTGCGCTACGTCGACGGTGTCGCTGTCCCCTTGCTGTGGTGCGCCGGTAGGCGCCCGACGATCGCATTGCCGACGCGGCTGGTCGGTCAGTTCGATGAGAAGAGCACGGCGCTGATCCTCGCGCACGAACTCGCGCATTTGCGGCGGCGCGATCATTGGGTGCGCGCGGTCGAACTCTTGGTTGCGACCATCTATTGGTGGAATCCGTTGGTGTGGGTCATACGGCGACAAATGCACCAGGCCGAGGACCTTTGTTGCGACGCCTGGGTTCGCTGGGCCTTCCCCGACGACACGAAACGCTATGCCGAGATCGTGCTGCAAACGGCCGAATCGCTCCGCCCGTCGCAGGTCGTGGCGCGGTTGTTGCCGGCCAGCCCTTTTCTGCGTTCCCTTAGCCTGAAAGCGAGGATTGAAATGATTCTGGAAAGTCGTTTCGCACCGAGCGTCTCGCGACGGACGATGTTTGCTGTGGCGCTAGTGGCATTCGTGTTCTTGCCGTTGTGCGTGCAATTCACCAAGACGGCGGCGCAAGCGGCCCCGAGCGATGAAGCGCCGGCAGCGCCCTGTGAAACGTCGTTCCTGGCCAAGCGATTTCAGCATCGGGTGCCATTTGAGATTGGTCGCACACAAACCAAGGACGGCGGACGGATCGAGATCCAAGAGGTGTGGGGCACACGCCCGCAGATTGAAATCGGCGGGCAATACCTGGTGCGCGGCAAATATACGCTACCGCCCGGAGAACGTGGCAAGCTGTACTTCCATGCCTCGGCGTCTGGACCCTGGGGTAAGACGGCGTCGCTCGACTTGCAATCCACCAAGGTCGACGCGCAGGACGGAGAGTTCGCGCTGGTGCATGGCATGGCAGGCCCGGGATTTTTTCATCTGATCCTGACGGACTCGGATCGCTATTCGCGCTGGTTTGCCGACGTCTATTTCGGCAGCGGCGATAATGTTTACAGAACCAAGCCGACCAATGACGCGGCAGAATCCACGAACGTCGAGACTTTGCACCTGCCGCACAAGGTCGCATTCGAGCAAGGCGTAACGCGCTTCGCGGAGGGGGACGACATTACCATCCTGGACGTGCATGGCACCGCCGAAACATTCAAGCCAGGCAATATGTACCGTATCACGGGCACCTATTCGCTGGCCTCGCACGATCGCGCCTCGATATCTGCTTACACCACTGCGATGGATTCCGCCAATGGCAGAAGCCACTCGCTGAAACTGCAATCGAAGGTTGTGGATCGCGGCGACGGCACCTTTACCCTTTATCTGCCGATGTTGTACCGAGGTTGGCCGCACGTCAGCTTCTACCCGGCCGAGGGAGGAAACGGCTTTGGCGGCAACTACGTCGGCACGGGCGACTCCGTGCTGAAGCGGTGGTGGGATGAGAAGGTGACTGATTAA
- a CDS encoding BlaI/MecI/CopY family transcriptional regulator: MIKKPVAVTDAELAVLKVLWAGGPLTAKNITETIYPDGAESEFAAVHSFLQRLERKGLVARDRSSFVHLFTATVSPADVLGQELKTLAERMGGDSIAPLIMQLIDQKQLSKKEAAEIRKLLDKYAK, encoded by the coding sequence GTGATCAAAAAGCCCGTGGCTGTCACCGATGCCGAACTTGCGGTGCTGAAGGTGCTGTGGGCCGGCGGCCCGCTGACGGCCAAGAACATCACCGAGACGATCTATCCCGATGGTGCCGAGTCTGAGTTTGCCGCCGTACACTCGTTCTTGCAGCGGTTGGAACGCAAAGGACTGGTCGCTCGCGACCGCAGCTCGTTCGTGCATCTTTTCACGGCGACGGTTTCGCCGGCCGACGTGCTGGGGCAAGAGCTCAAGACACTCGCCGAGCGGATGGGAGGCGATTCCATCGCGCCGTTGATCATGCAGTTGATTGATCAGAAGCAACTCAGCAAGAAAGAGGCGGCCGAGATCCGCAAGCTGCTCGATAAGTACGCAAAATAA
- a CDS encoding 3-hydroxyacyl-CoA dehydrogenase NAD-binding domain-containing protein, with translation MSDVVHLERRGDVALLTIDSPPVNSLSTPVIEGIFGRIAEANKDPAIKAIVLTGARENFIAGADISGLQALAEGGGKLDSKNIGALTQKLEELEANAKPIVMAIDGFALGGGLEVAMAGHWRVGSTRCRCGLPELTLGIIPGAAGTQRLPRIVGVQKAVEMMLTSVEARGKEALGLGIIQELVEPDKLIDASIAAARKLAAGELKPVRASQQNDKLGTADQARMIMEGAKAMGGDKLRNLIHPHMCMDAILTGVVDGYQAGLKREAENFAKCIASTQAAGMIHIFFATRAAPKVPGVTDQKLEPKAIKRVAVLGGGTMGSGIATALVQSGFDVVLKEVSQEFVDAGQGRVKSNLESRLKKGKLTQDKYDQMLARLHPQIDYSGFDKVDMIIEAVIENIELKQSVFADLEKATRPDCILASNTSTIDLEVIGAKTKSQDRIVGTHFFSPAHVMPLVEVVRSKHTSPATLNSAINLVKQLKKTPVTVGNCVGFLVNRIFFPYGQTALLLVDRGVDPYRLDKAVYDWGMPMGPFRMSDLAGVDVAKFAGGILAHAYAEYNYISTLVDHLFAAKRFGQKTGRGYYKYEGKNAEPDPELAAFVTKARADAGNPAPITVTDAEIVEHVMFGVVNEACRCLDEGIAIRASDIDVACVMGMGFPAYRGGVMKWADTLGAKYVYDKLAAWSKAYGPVYEPCDYLKRKADKGESLEK, from the coding sequence ATGAGCGATGTCGTCCATCTAGAACGCCGGGGCGATGTGGCCCTGCTAACGATTGATTCTCCCCCGGTCAACTCGCTCAGCACGCCCGTCATTGAGGGCATCTTCGGCCGCATTGCCGAAGCCAACAAAGATCCAGCCATCAAGGCCATCGTGCTGACCGGCGCCCGCGAGAACTTCATCGCCGGGGCCGATATTTCGGGCCTGCAAGCCCTGGCCGAAGGGGGCGGCAAGCTCGATTCAAAAAATATCGGCGCACTGACCCAAAAGCTGGAAGAGCTGGAAGCCAACGCCAAGCCCATTGTCATGGCTATCGACGGTTTTGCGCTGGGCGGCGGTCTCGAAGTTGCCATGGCCGGCCATTGGCGCGTCGGCAGCACGCGCTGCCGCTGCGGCCTGCCCGAACTGACCCTGGGCATCATTCCTGGCGCGGCAGGCACGCAACGTTTGCCGCGCATCGTAGGCGTGCAAAAAGCCGTCGAGATGATGCTCACCTCGGTCGAGGCACGCGGCAAAGAGGCTCTCGGGCTGGGCATCATCCAGGAACTGGTCGAGCCAGACAAGCTGATCGACGCTTCGATCGCGGCCGCCCGCAAGCTGGCCGCCGGAGAGCTGAAGCCGGTTCGCGCCTCGCAGCAGAACGACAAGCTCGGGACCGCCGATCAGGCCCGCATGATCATGGAAGGGGCCAAGGCCATGGGGGGCGATAAGCTCCGCAACCTGATTCACCCTCATATGTGCATGGATGCGATCCTGACCGGAGTCGTCGATGGTTACCAAGCCGGGCTGAAGCGCGAGGCCGAGAACTTTGCCAAGTGCATCGCCAGCACGCAGGCCGCCGGCATGATCCACATTTTCTTTGCCACGCGCGCCGCGCCGAAGGTGCCAGGCGTCACCGATCAAAAGCTCGAACCCAAGGCCATCAAGCGCGTCGCCGTGCTCGGCGGCGGCACGATGGGTTCTGGCATCGCCACGGCGCTCGTGCAGTCGGGCTTCGACGTGGTGTTGAAAGAGGTCAGCCAGGAATTCGTCGACGCCGGTCAGGGACGCGTCAAATCAAATCTGGAATCGCGGCTGAAAAAAGGGAAGCTCACGCAAGACAAGTACGACCAGATGCTGGCCCGCCTCCACCCGCAGATCGACTACTCGGGATTTGACAAAGTCGACATGATCATCGAAGCCGTGATCGAGAATATCGAGCTCAAGCAGAGCGTCTTTGCCGATCTGGAAAAGGCGACCCGCCCCGACTGCATCCTGGCCTCGAACACGTCGACCATCGACCTGGAAGTGATCGGCGCGAAGACCAAGAGCCAGGACCGGATCGTAGGGACGCATTTCTTTTCACCGGCCCACGTCATGCCGCTGGTCGAGGTGGTGCGCAGCAAACACACCAGCCCGGCGACCCTGAACTCGGCCATCAACCTGGTAAAGCAGCTGAAGAAGACACCCGTTACGGTGGGCAACTGCGTCGGCTTCCTGGTGAACCGTATCTTTTTTCCCTATGGCCAGACGGCGTTGTTGCTGGTCGATCGTGGGGTCGATCCGTATCGGCTCGATAAGGCCGTCTACGATTGGGGAATGCCGATGGGGCCGTTCCGCATGTCAGACCTGGCCGGCGTCGACGTGGCCAAGTTCGCTGGCGGCATCCTGGCCCACGCGTATGCGGAGTACAACTACATTTCGACATTGGTCGATCACTTGTTTGCCGCCAAACGCTTCGGCCAGAAAACCGGTCGCGGCTACTACAAGTACGAAGGCAAGAACGCCGAGCCCGATCCGGAGTTGGCCGCCTTCGTCACCAAGGCCCGCGCCGACGCGGGCAACCCGGCGCCGATCACGGTGACCGACGCCGAGATCGTCGAGCATGTGATGTTCGGCGTGGTGAACGAAGCCTGCCGCTGCCTGGACGAAGGCATCGCCATCCGCGCTTCCGACATCGACGTAGCCTGTGTGATGGGCATGGGCTTTCCAGCCTATCGCGGCGGCGTGATGAAATGGGCCGACACGCTCGGTGCAAAGTACGTCTACGACAAACTGGCCGCCTGGAGCAAAGCCTACGGCCCGGTCTACGAGCCGTGCGACTACTTGAAGCGCAAGGCCGACAAGGGCGAGAGCCTGGAGAAGTAA
- a CDS encoding methylated DNA-protein cysteine methyltransferase, whose amino-acid sequence MPKRKSWQEKLADDKGLPKTGRITGKMSARWGRGTMVVPAPVEVDALMRRVPRGKLITITEIRARLAKAHRVTLACPITTGIFAWIAAHAAEEAASEGKKRTTPYWRTLKTGGELNAKYPGGLTALCQRLEAEGHRIIAKGKRLFVADYEKKLVKK is encoded by the coding sequence ATGCCCAAGCGTAAATCGTGGCAAGAAAAACTGGCTGACGACAAGGGATTGCCCAAGACGGGCCGTATCACGGGCAAGATGTCGGCGCGGTGGGGCCGCGGGACAATGGTCGTGCCGGCGCCGGTCGAGGTCGACGCCCTGATGCGCCGCGTTCCACGCGGCAAGCTAATCACGATCACCGAAATCCGTGCCCGGCTCGCCAAAGCGCATCGCGTGACGCTCGCCTGCCCGATCACGACCGGCATCTTTGCCTGGATCGCGGCGCACGCGGCCGAAGAAGCTGCCAGCGAAGGCAAGAAGCGCACCACCCCTTACTGGCGCACGCTCAAAACCGGTGGTGAGCTGAACGCCAAATATCCCGGCGGCCTGACGGCCTTATGCCAGCGCCTGGAAGCCGAAGGGCACCGTATCATCGCCAAAGGCAAACGTCTGTTCGTCGCTGATTACGAGAAAAAGCTCGTGAAAAAATGA
- a CDS encoding PQQ-dependent sugar dehydrogenase produces MRTTSAWHLSAGSAVSALCSSAQGWCFAMAALVLAIVATATPAMAADDVVTTPLALQPAVAFPKLQWTGWEAETDSGTLVPIRPIMVTYAPDDTNRVFVPEQRGTVYVFPNDQNAETATPFLDMSSKVAYYDKTDEEGLLGVAFHPKYRENGRFFVYYTNKETPHRNILAAYRVSKDDPNRADPASEEILLDIKKPFWNHDGGTIAFGPDGYLYIALGDGGAANDPMGNGQKLSTILGKILRIDVDHKEGNLAYAIPKDNPFVGKGDARPEIWAYGLRNVWRMAFDRKTGVLWAGDVGQDIWEEIDLIEKGGNYGWNIREGLHPFVKKGDTAPAVSEKPAGMIDPIWEYNHDIGKSITGGLVYRGKRLPELEGAYIYADYITAKIWALRYDPATKKVTANQEIPFPQKLPIMSFGEDADGDVYFTTHSLSGQGLYRFERGSAAAGAAGE; encoded by the coding sequence ATGAGAACGACTTCCGCCTGGCACCTCTCGGCTGGCTCCGCCGTATCGGCGCTCTGCTCTTCGGCGCAAGGATGGTGCTTTGCGATGGCGGCGCTGGTCTTGGCGATCGTGGCCACTGCCACCCCAGCAATGGCGGCAGACGATGTGGTCACCACCCCCTTGGCCCTGCAACCGGCCGTGGCCTTTCCGAAGTTGCAGTGGACCGGTTGGGAGGCCGAGACCGACAGTGGCACGCTGGTGCCGATCCGGCCGATCATGGTGACTTATGCCCCGGACGATACGAATCGGGTCTTTGTGCCCGAACAGCGCGGCACGGTTTACGTTTTTCCGAACGATCAGAACGCCGAGACGGCCACGCCGTTTCTGGATATGTCGTCGAAGGTTGCCTACTACGACAAGACCGACGAAGAGGGGCTATTGGGCGTGGCGTTTCATCCCAAGTATCGAGAGAACGGCCGCTTCTTCGTCTACTACACCAACAAAGAGACGCCGCACCGCAATATTCTGGCCGCCTATCGCGTGAGCAAGGATGACCCGAACCGCGCCGACCCGGCGTCGGAGGAAATCCTGCTCGATATCAAGAAGCCGTTTTGGAATCACGACGGCGGTACGATCGCCTTTGGGCCTGACGGGTATTTGTACATCGCGCTGGGGGATGGTGGGGCTGCCAACGATCCAATGGGCAACGGCCAGAAGCTATCGACGATCCTGGGCAAGATTCTGCGGATCGACGTGGACCACAAGGAAGGAAACCTGGCCTACGCGATTCCGAAAGACAATCCGTTTGTCGGCAAGGGCGACGCCCGGCCCGAAATCTGGGCCTATGGCCTGCGCAACGTGTGGCGGATGGCGTTTGATCGCAAGACGGGCGTGCTGTGGGCCGGCGACGTGGGCCAGGACATCTGGGAAGAGATCGATCTGATCGAGAAAGGTGGCAACTACGGCTGGAACATTCGCGAGGGCTTGCATCCCTTCGTGAAGAAAGGGGACACGGCGCCGGCTGTTTCTGAAAAGCCGGCCGGCATGATCGACCCGATCTGGGAATACAACCACGACATCGGCAAATCGATCACCGGCGGACTGGTGTATCGCGGCAAGCGGCTGCCGGAGTTGGAAGGGGCGTATATCTATGCCGACTACATTACGGCCAAGATCTGGGCCCTGCGCTACGACCCGGCGACGAAAAAGGTAACTGCGAATCAGGAGATTCCCTTCCCCCAAAAGCTGCCCATTATGAGCTTTGGCGAAGATGCCGACGGCGACGTGTACTTTACGACGCACTCGCTATCCGGGCAGGGATTGTATCGGTTCGAGCGCGGCTCGGCCGCGGCCGGCGCGGCGGGCGAATGA
- a CDS encoding bifunctional nuclease family protein codes for MPVQMELSRIIISEINDQQVIYLKEVDGDRSFPILIGIFEATSIDRRVKGYDSPRPLTHDLLVRVAEHLGGEFQSVVISELKDHTYYARLQIKHEGETIEVDARPSDAIAVAVTCDPQLPIFVSEEVLNDVLGG; via the coding sequence ATGCCAGTTCAGATGGAGTTGTCGCGGATCATCATCAGCGAAATCAACGACCAGCAGGTCATCTACCTGAAGGAGGTCGACGGTGATCGCTCGTTTCCGATCCTGATCGGCATCTTCGAGGCCACCAGCATCGATCGCCGGGTCAAAGGGTACGACTCGCCGCGGCCGCTGACGCACGATTTGCTGGTGCGCGTGGCCGAACACCTGGGAGGCGAGTTTCAGAGCGTGGTGATCAGCGAGCTGAAAGACCACACCTACTATGCGCGCCTTCAAATCAAGCACGAGGGGGAAACGATCGAAGTCGACGCCCGCCCCTCGGACGCCATCGCCGTGGCGGTGACCTGCGACCCACAGCTCCCGATCTTCGTCTCGGAAGAAGTGCTGAACGACGTGCTGGGAGGATGA
- a CDS encoding PEP-CTERM sorting domain-containing protein (PEP-CTERM proteins occur, often in large numbers, in the proteomes of bacteria that also encode an exosortase, a predicted intramembrane cysteine proteinase. The presence of a PEP-CTERM domain at a protein's C-terminus predicts cleavage within the sorting domain, followed by covalent anchoring to some some component of the (usually Gram-negative) cell surface. Many PEP-CTERM proteins exhibit an unusual sequence composition that includes large numbers of potential glycosylation sites. Expression of one such protein has been shown restore the ability of a bacterium to form floc, a type of biofilm.), whose protein sequence is MNRFACLGCALLFLGGSAQAIQAAFVNGDLVILTTSDNTSTSADAITLNDYPYNPLTGTFGTTPTSHVLTGLTLPGLNDHDGMLRVTTNGNDLVFGGYQAAVGTPTVIASSATRAIGLVDSNWNLTTTPITGYSGVALRSVVSTDGQHFWTGGDQGTDGGQYYINASGPATQTQITANDARANQIVDGQLWGFSSSNAGTEIGSGLPTSAAAATIAMNSPFVKSDAVFLDLNHDGTSDTAYSTDGKNLLGKWNFDGTNWNLTGQWTGTKADINNINSLEAFVFNGKIELLAATQQGQLFQFTDANGISPNFDPAFLANTAPTPFLSMPSESFRGMAITVPEPASVALLALAIPCLLGFRRWRSR, encoded by the coding sequence ATGAATCGTTTTGCATGTTTGGGTTGCGCTCTTTTATTCCTTGGCGGTAGCGCGCAGGCAATCCAGGCTGCCTTCGTGAATGGCGACCTCGTCATTCTGACGACGAGTGATAATACGAGCACTTCGGCGGACGCGATCACTCTCAATGACTATCCGTACAATCCGTTGACGGGCACTTTTGGGACGACGCCCACTTCACACGTCCTCACGGGACTTACCTTGCCGGGCCTAAACGACCATGACGGCATGCTACGCGTAACCACCAACGGCAACGATTTGGTCTTTGGCGGTTACCAGGCTGCGGTCGGGACACCGACTGTAATTGCATCCAGTGCGACGCGCGCTATCGGGTTGGTCGACTCCAATTGGAATCTCACCACCACCCCCATCACCGGCTATTCAGGCGTGGCTCTGCGCTCGGTCGTGTCCACCGATGGCCAGCACTTCTGGACGGGCGGAGATCAAGGCACCGACGGCGGACAATACTACATCAACGCTAGCGGACCCGCGACGCAGACGCAAATCACGGCCAACGACGCCCGCGCCAATCAAATTGTCGATGGCCAGTTATGGGGATTCTCCAGCAGCAATGCCGGCACCGAGATCGGCTCCGGTCTGCCGACCTCGGCCGCGGCGGCGACGATCGCCATGAACTCGCCGTTTGTAAAAAGCGATGCCGTCTTCCTCGATTTGAACCACGACGGCACGTCGGATACAGCTTATTCCACCGACGGCAAAAACCTGTTGGGAAAATGGAACTTCGACGGCACCAACTGGAACCTGACAGGCCAATGGACCGGCACGAAGGCCGATATCAACAACATCAACTCGCTCGAAGCGTTTGTCTTTAACGGCAAGATCGAGCTCCTCGCGGCTACGCAGCAAGGCCAGCTCTTTCAATTCACCGACGCCAACGGAATCTCGCCCAACTTCGATCCGGCCTTCCTCGCCAACACGGCACCCACCCCCTTTCTCAGCATGCCGAGCGAGAGCTTTCGCGGAATGGCGATCACTGTCCCCGAGCCTGCGAGCGTGGCCCTATTGGCCTTGGCGATTCCTTGCTTGCTGGGATTCCGTCGTTGGAGATCTCGTTGA
- a CDS encoding phytase gives MRNVIACGLLVLAGCSEPATTNIAEPLPLRASQPVPVNRVRSAAIWVNPLDAAQSRIMIANAARGIEVHDLNGLLLKHLDEGYETNSVTILHGFPLAGKPVDLLLATYPDQRVAGVKLWMIHAEKAKLKEVPGADRFTIPDNPYPRGIAAYRSRQTGKSYIFVTTEEGYIDQVELTSDAQGAITVRQVRRLELSGKTEGCVADEDRGVVYFAEEKRGVWRFGAEPDVDSQGQEVIKVGEHGLVPDVEGICLYCLGPMQGYLVVVGQGAKSERSRLNVYDRQDLHFVGAIVPSAAGGNAVEFASGVAVTSAPLPDFPQGLLLVKDRNNPNASEDFKYFSWADCAKALQLSTTASAAEQSAN, from the coding sequence ATGCGGAACGTGATTGCTTGCGGTCTGCTGGTCCTGGCTGGTTGCTCTGAGCCTGCGACAACAAACATCGCCGAGCCGTTGCCGCTGCGTGCTTCGCAACCGGTACCGGTCAATCGGGTGCGATCGGCCGCGATCTGGGTGAATCCGCTTGATGCGGCGCAAAGCCGCATCATGATCGCTAACGCGGCCCGCGGGATCGAAGTACACGACCTCAACGGTTTGCTGCTGAAGCATCTCGACGAGGGTTATGAGACCAATTCGGTGACGATCCTGCACGGCTTTCCGCTCGCTGGCAAGCCGGTCGATCTGCTGCTGGCCACCTATCCAGACCAGCGCGTTGCCGGTGTGAAGTTGTGGATGATCCATGCGGAAAAGGCCAAGCTCAAGGAGGTGCCGGGCGCAGACCGCTTTACGATCCCCGACAATCCCTACCCGCGTGGCATAGCGGCCTATCGGAGTCGGCAAACGGGAAAGTCGTACATCTTCGTTACGACAGAAGAGGGCTACATCGACCAGGTCGAGCTCACCAGCGATGCCCAAGGCGCTATCACGGTCAGGCAAGTTCGCCGGCTGGAACTCTCCGGCAAAACCGAAGGTTGCGTCGCCGATGAAGATCGCGGCGTGGTCTACTTCGCCGAAGAGAAGCGGGGCGTCTGGCGTTTTGGCGCCGAGCCCGATGTCGATTCGCAAGGCCAGGAAGTGATCAAGGTCGGCGAGCATGGGCTCGTGCCCGACGTCGAGGGGATTTGCCTGTATTGCCTGGGGCCAATGCAGGGCTATTTGGTCGTGGTTGGTCAAGGCGCCAAGAGCGAGCGGTCCCGGTTGAATGTCTACGATCGGCAAGATCTCCACTTCGTCGGCGCCATCGTCCCCTCGGCCGCAGGCGGCAATGCCGTGGAATTTGCCTCGGGCGTGGCCGTGACCAGTGCGCCGCTTCCCGATTTTCCTCAAGGCTTGCTGTTGGTCAAAGACCGTAATAATCCGAATGCGAGCGAGGACTTCAAATACTTTTCTTGGGCCGATTGCGCAAAGGCTCTGCAACTTTCCACGACCGCGAGCGCCGCCGAGCAATCGGCCAATTAG